The nucleotide window GCCACACGGCCGCGCGCGCCTTGCCTGGCAGCTCCAGGCGGCGGCGCAGGGCCATGCCTGACAGGCTCCTAACCAAATCAGGCTCCAGCGCTTGTCTAGAAAGCGCTGACAGCTTCTCTTTCAATAGCACCTGTCCCAGCCGGGACATCCACCGTGGTGCCCGGCCTTATTATTTCGCACGCGAAATAAATAACCCGTGCCATGGCCCACCCGCCCCGTCTCGTGTACCTGCTGGGCAGCGCCCAGCGCCGCCTGCAGCAATGGATCGCCGCGCAGCAGGAGCGCGCCGCGCTGTCGGGCGCGCGCCCGCCCACCCCGGCGCAGGCCGGCGTGCTGTTCGTGCTCGCGCGCAGCGACGGCGTGGCCATGGGCCAACTGGCCGAGGCGCTGGACCTGGCGCCCTCGGCCGCCTCGGGCCTGGCGCAGCGCATGGAGGCGCTGGGCTGGGTGGCG belongs to Acidovorax sp. YS12 and includes:
- a CDS encoding winged helix-turn-helix transcriptional regulator, coding for MAHPPRLVYLLGSAQRRLQQWIAAQQERAALSGARPPTPAQAGVLFVLARSDGVAMGQLAEALDLAPSAASGLAQRMEALGWVARRPSPHDARTLQLWLLPAGQAQLPGLRTATQCINQRLTAGFTDAELHTVARWLEHVQTLGDPHD